In Deinobacterium chartae, a single genomic region encodes these proteins:
- a CDS encoding 30S ribosomal protein S1, translated as MEDKATPTPATDVNGAAQTEAPRTENETEYPAMTMEDVLKAEEELQIREVNRGDIVEGKVVFIGSEGIAVDVGAKVEGIIPFSQLQEEPVTLEQAQEMYKPGDSIEAYVVRTDIPNGVIVLSKRRADQDRGWRVLADLQAKDEVFTVEITEKVRGGLVASIEGIRAFLPASQVDVRRVNDLSPYVGKPLEVKLIELNRKRNRVIISHRAIIEAKKAEAREATMQQLESGKVLEGEVVEITDFGVFVSLGGIDGLVHRSELTYGRFNHPRDVVKVGDTVKVQVLDMDPGRERINLSMKALASDPWGEAVEKYTIGQKIHGKVTNLTNFGAFVEIEPGLEGLIHVSEMSWTKRVRHPNELLKEGEEVEAVILRIDPKERRISLGLRQTSQDPWSALPDRYPPGTPVKGKVTGITDFGVFMEIEEGIEGLIHISELAHERVTDPSELFKKGDEIEAVILNIDPVEQRASLSRKRSLPYSGPARSEGAGSYSPSVRGDYRSSAGSSNRGGGRRKRDGFDYDYSYAASDASSGSSKVSTKLGDVYADLFAQFGLGSKAEEKTEETTSEEKKSEE; from the coding sequence ATGGAAGACAAGGCTACCCCGACCCCGGCGACCGACGTGAACGGCGCCGCTCAGACCGAAGCTCCGCGTACCGAGAACGAGACCGAGTACCCCGCGATGACCATGGAGGACGTCCTCAAGGCTGAGGAAGAACTCCAGATCCGCGAGGTCAACCGCGGCGACATCGTCGAGGGCAAGGTCGTGTTTATCGGCAGCGAGGGCATCGCCGTGGACGTCGGTGCAAAAGTGGAAGGTATCATTCCCTTCTCGCAGCTGCAGGAAGAGCCCGTCACCCTCGAGCAGGCCCAGGAGATGTACAAGCCGGGCGACAGCATCGAGGCGTACGTGGTTCGTACCGACATCCCCAACGGCGTGATCGTGCTGAGCAAGCGCCGCGCCGACCAGGACCGTGGCTGGCGGGTCCTCGCGGACCTGCAGGCCAAGGACGAGGTCTTCACCGTCGAGATCACCGAGAAGGTGCGCGGCGGCCTCGTGGCTTCCATCGAGGGAATCCGGGCCTTCCTGCCCGCCTCGCAGGTGGATGTGCGCCGCGTGAACGACCTCAGCCCCTACGTGGGCAAGCCGCTCGAGGTCAAGCTGATCGAGCTGAACCGCAAGCGTAACCGCGTGATCATCAGCCACCGCGCCATCATCGAGGCCAAGAAGGCCGAGGCGCGCGAGGCCACCATGCAGCAGCTCGAGTCCGGCAAGGTCCTCGAGGGCGAAGTCGTGGAGATCACCGACTTCGGCGTGTTTGTGAGCCTGGGCGGCATCGACGGACTGGTGCACCGCAGCGAGCTGACCTACGGCCGCTTCAACCACCCGCGCGACGTCGTCAAGGTCGGCGACACCGTCAAGGTCCAGGTTCTGGACATGGACCCCGGCCGCGAGCGCATCAACCTCTCGATGAAGGCCCTGGCCAGCGACCCCTGGGGCGAGGCCGTCGAGAAGTACACCATCGGCCAGAAGATCCACGGTAAGGTCACCAACCTCACCAACTTCGGCGCCTTTGTGGAGATCGAGCCGGGCCTCGAAGGCCTGATCCACGTCTCCGAGATGAGCTGGACCAAGCGCGTGCGTCACCCCAACGAGCTCCTCAAGGAGGGCGAAGAGGTCGAAGCGGTCATCTTGCGCATCGATCCCAAGGAGCGCCGCATCTCGCTCGGTCTGCGCCAGACCAGCCAGGATCCCTGGAGCGCGCTGCCCGACCGCTACCCGCCCGGCACCCCGGTCAAGGGTAAGGTCACCGGCATCACCGACTTCGGTGTGTTCATGGAGATCGAAGAGGGCATCGAAGGCCTGATCCACATCTCCGAGCTCGCCCACGAGCGCGTCACCGATCCCTCCGAGCTCTTCAAGAAGGGCGACGAGATCGAGGCCGTGATCCTCAACATCGACCCCGTGGAGCAGCGCGCCAGCCTGAGCCGCAAGCGCAGCCTGCCCTACAGCGGCCCCGCGCGCAGCGAGGGTGCCGGCAGCTACAGCCCCTCGGTTCGCGGCGACTACCGCAGCAGCGCGGGCAGCAGCAACCGTGGCGGCGGCCGCCGCAAGCGCGACGGCTTCGACTACGACTACAGCTACGCTGCCAGCGATGCCAGCAGCGGCAGCAGCAAGGTCAGCACCAAGCTGGGCGACGTCTACGCCGACCTGTTCGCGCAGTTCGGCCTGGGCAGCAAGGCCGAGGAGAAGACCGAAGAGACCACCTCTGAGGAGAAGAAGTCCGAGGAGTAA
- the trxB gene encoding thioredoxin-disulfide reductase, whose product MQTVDVVIIGGGPAGLTAGIYTGRANLKTVILEKGQPGGQIAQTQDVENYPGFPEGISGMELSQRMVQQAEKFGARLEMDEVQSVEKDGQEFVVRAYDGTYRAKAVILATGANPKRLGVPGEDEAWGKGLSTCATCDGFFYRGKHVVVVGGGDAAVEEGVFLTKFAETVTLIHRRDTLRANKVAQARAFANPKMRFVWNTVVEELLLDPEAMGAVSGVRLRNLQTGEVYDHATDGVFVFIGHVPNTDFVKDTVRLRPDGYVEVHDEIYTSVPGLFAAGDVSDYTYRQLATSVGAGTRAAMAAERMLAALEAQENAPAQ is encoded by the coding sequence ATGCAAACCGTAGACGTAGTGATCATCGGCGGCGGCCCGGCAGGGCTCACGGCCGGCATTTATACCGGACGCGCCAACCTCAAGACGGTCATCTTGGAAAAAGGCCAGCCCGGTGGGCAGATCGCCCAGACCCAGGACGTGGAGAACTACCCCGGCTTCCCCGAGGGCATCTCGGGCATGGAGCTCTCGCAGCGCATGGTGCAGCAGGCCGAGAAGTTCGGTGCCCGCCTCGAGATGGACGAGGTGCAGTCGGTGGAAAAAGACGGCCAGGAGTTCGTGGTCAGGGCCTACGACGGCACCTACCGCGCCAAGGCCGTGATTCTGGCAACCGGTGCCAACCCCAAGCGCCTCGGCGTTCCCGGCGAAGACGAGGCCTGGGGTAAGGGCTTATCTACCTGCGCGACCTGCGACGGCTTCTTTTACCGGGGCAAGCACGTGGTGGTTGTGGGCGGCGGCGACGCCGCGGTGGAAGAAGGCGTTTTCCTGACCAAGTTCGCCGAGACCGTCACGCTGATTCACCGCCGCGATACGCTGCGCGCCAACAAGGTGGCTCAGGCCCGCGCTTTTGCCAACCCCAAGATGCGCTTCGTGTGGAACACGGTGGTTGAGGAACTGCTGCTCGATCCCGAGGCGATGGGGGCTGTCAGCGGCGTCCGCCTGCGTAATCTGCAGACCGGTGAGGTCTATGACCACGCCACCGACGGTGTTTTCGTGTTTATCGGGCACGTGCCCAACACCGACTTCGTGAAGGACACGGTCCGGTTGCGGCCCGACGGTTACGTCGAGGTGCACGACGAGATTTACACCTCGGTACCCGGCCTGTTCGCGGCCGGTGACGTGAGTGATTACACCTACCGTCAGCTGGCGACCAGCGTCGGTGCCGGAACGCGCGCGGCCATGGCCGCCGAGCGGATGCTGGCTGCCCTCGAGGCTCAGGAGAACGCACCCGCCCAGTGA
- a CDS encoding HD domain-containing protein — MSPLPGKIARLARSISAAQARPDDAWAAARLNGGELRVYRGMDPRDREHGLRVARALLAACPQARPELVAAAILHDCGKSIRTYRVWERVAVGLVPYRVGHALPWQPLELRFNHPEVGAGLVRAAGGREEVARLIERHHAPAGDPEAELLYRFDHLE, encoded by the coding sequence GTGAGCCCGCTGCCCGGAAAGATCGCGCGGCTTGCCCGCAGCATCTCCGCCGCCCAGGCGCGTCCCGACGACGCCTGGGCGGCGGCTCGGCTGAACGGGGGAGAGCTGCGCGTTTACCGCGGCATGGACCCGCGCGACCGCGAGCACGGCCTGCGGGTGGCCCGCGCCCTGCTCGCCGCCTGCCCGCAGGCGCGTCCGGAACTGGTCGCTGCCGCCATCTTGCACGACTGTGGCAAGAGCATCCGGACCTACCGGGTCTGGGAGCGCGTGGCGGTGGGACTCGTGCCTTACCGGGTAGGCCACGCCCTGCCCTGGCAGCCCCTCGAGCTGCGCTTTAACCACCCCGAGGTGGGGGCAGGGCTGGTGCGGGCGGCGGGCGGGCGTGAGGAGGTCGCACGCCTGATCGAGCGCCACCATGCACCCGCCGGCGATCCCGAGGCCGAACTGCTGTACCGGTTTGACCACCTCGAGTGA
- a CDS encoding DinB family protein — protein MTVRVPSPPRAQLHDLLHTTAHASPAVILEGLTPEQATTRPRGLPHSVAELVAHLLFWAEWTLDAADGNPPPEVPHAEDSWPAVRPEEWETLRVRFLATIERASALEQARLDRPLLEGEWFGWERHTLGSALADTALHIAHHLGQAVTVRQLLGVWPPPSGGVTW, from the coding sequence ATGACCGTGCGCGTCCCCAGCCCGCCCCGAGCTCAGTTGCACGACCTGCTCCACACCACCGCCCATGCCTCGCCGGCTGTGATCCTCGAGGGGCTCACGCCGGAGCAGGCTACGACGCGTCCACGCGGCCTGCCGCATTCGGTGGCCGAACTGGTCGCCCACCTGCTGTTCTGGGCCGAGTGGACCCTGGACGCGGCAGACGGAAATCCGCCGCCGGAGGTTCCTCACGCTGAGGACAGCTGGCCCGCAGTGCGCCCGGAAGAATGGGAGACGCTGCGCGTGCGTTTTCTGGCCACCATCGAACGCGCCAGCGCCCTCGAGCAGGCCCGTTTGGACCGTCCGCTGCTCGAGGGCGAGTGGTTCGGCTGGGAGCGGCACACCCTGGGCTCGGCCCTGGCGGACACAGCCCTGCACATCGCGCACCATCTGGGGCAGGCGGTGACGGTCCGCCAGTTGCTCGGCGTGTGGCCGCCGCCGAGCGGCGGCGTGACCTGGTAA
- the prfA gene encoding peptide chain release factor 1 — MLTEKLRELEREYRNVERELADPEVFGNTQAYLKLNRRYAELGPIMTLWQEYQAHSAAAQEARELLEDPEMRDLAVSDLEASEERLRAIEAELDVLLLPSDPRDSRNVILELRAGAGGDEAALFAADLLRMYQRYAETAGLRLEVLEASESDLGGFSKVVAELSGDYVYRRFKFEGGVHRVQRVPATESQGRIHTSTVTVAVVPEAEESEFELDLSQVRIDVFRSQGAGGQGVNTTDSAVRAVYKPGTPEELIVVCQDSRSQIKNREKALLVLRSRLAEQKQREEEAEQRASRQAMIGSGDRSEKIRTYNYPQNRVTDHRLTGENKNFPLDTVIDGQMGPLLEALQAMEREQLLEAMAEQEGS; from the coding sequence GTGCTAACTGAAAAACTCAGAGAGCTCGAGCGCGAGTACCGGAATGTGGAGCGCGAGCTGGCCGATCCCGAGGTTTTCGGGAACACCCAGGCCTACCTCAAACTCAACCGGCGGTACGCCGAACTCGGGCCGATCATGACCCTATGGCAGGAATATCAGGCCCACAGCGCCGCCGCCCAGGAAGCGCGCGAACTGCTCGAGGACCCCGAGATGCGCGACTTGGCCGTAAGCGACCTCGAGGCCTCCGAGGAGCGGCTGCGCGCCATCGAGGCCGAACTCGACGTGCTGCTGCTGCCCAGCGACCCGCGCGACTCCCGCAACGTGATCCTCGAGCTGCGCGCCGGAGCGGGCGGTGACGAGGCCGCGCTGTTCGCCGCCGACTTGCTGCGCATGTACCAGCGGTACGCCGAGACCGCAGGGCTGCGCCTCGAGGTGCTCGAGGCCTCCGAGTCGGACCTGGGCGGCTTTTCCAAGGTGGTGGCCGAGCTCAGCGGTGACTACGTCTACCGCCGCTTCAAGTTCGAGGGCGGAGTGCACCGGGTGCAGCGCGTGCCGGCCACCGAGTCGCAGGGCCGCATCCACACCTCCACCGTGACCGTGGCGGTGGTTCCCGAGGCCGAGGAGAGCGAGTTCGAGCTCGACCTCTCGCAGGTGCGCATCGACGTGTTCCGCTCGCAGGGCGCGGGCGGTCAGGGCGTGAACACCACCGACTCGGCCGTGCGCGCGGTGTACAAGCCCGGCACGCCCGAGGAGTTGATCGTGGTGTGCCAAGACAGCCGCAGCCAGATCAAGAACCGCGAGAAGGCGCTGCTGGTGCTGCGCTCGCGTCTGGCCGAACAGAAGCAGCGCGAGGAGGAGGCCGAGCAGCGCGCCTCGCGGCAGGCGATGATCGGCTCGGGCGACCGCAGCGAGAAGATCCGCACCTACAACTACCCGCAAAATCGCGTCACCGATCACCGCCTGACCGGTGAAAACAAGAATTTCCCGCTGGACACCGTGATCGACGGTCAGATGGGACCGCTGCTCGAGGCCCTGCAGGCCATGGAACGCGAGCAACTGCTCGAGGCGATGGCCGAACAGGAGGGCAGCTGA
- a CDS encoding NUDIX domain-containing protein — translation MLRRELLVASAVLRDRQGRILLVGNDWQRSGKVRYTLPGGQVEHGETANEAITREILEETGLKLRRIEHLAYCVHIEDARRSERAIVLAFAAQWEGLLNPRDPDGFIVEARFFDHEEAIALLDTPPMREPLSDYLSTGLPGRFYSFQGWDGKGGLRIPQLERRG, via the coding sequence GTGCTGCGGCGTGAGCTGCTGGTCGCCTCGGCGGTGCTGCGCGACCGCCAGGGGCGGATTTTGCTGGTCGGCAACGACTGGCAGCGTTCGGGCAAGGTCCGCTATACCCTGCCGGGCGGTCAGGTGGAGCACGGTGAAACCGCCAACGAGGCCATCACCCGCGAGATCCTCGAGGAGACCGGCCTGAAGCTGCGGCGCATCGAGCACCTGGCGTACTGCGTGCACATCGAGGACGCGCGCCGCAGCGAGCGGGCCATCGTGCTGGCGTTCGCGGCGCAGTGGGAGGGCCTGCTCAACCCGCGTGACCCGGACGGCTTCATCGTCGAGGCGCGTTTTTTCGATCACGAGGAAGCGATCGCCCTGCTCGACACCCCGCCGATGCGCGAGCCGCTCTCGGACTACCTCTCGACCGGACTACCCGGCCGCTTCTATTCGTTTCAGGGCTGGGACGGCAAGGGCGGCTTGCGCATTCCGCAGCTCGAACGGCGCGGCTGA